The following coding sequences lie in one Microbacterium sp. XT11 genomic window:
- a CDS encoding IclR family transcriptional regulator: MPDTAPASQTLSRGIRILEVLADAREPLTIDEIAARLGVHRSIAYRLLRTLEDHRLVARDGSGAVSLGARMAALAAGVAHDLQSEALPELTAIANELGMTAFLAVLDGDDCITLASIEPRHAVASVAQRPGARHPITVGAPGKAILAQLDSAEWPADAAPALRAEVAASRERGYTTSHDEVIPTVQSVAVPLPLRGQRAAAIAVVHVATAIDDREIAARLQRSASAIRASLEG; the protein is encoded by the coding sequence ATGCCCGACACCGCACCCGCCTCGCAGACACTCAGCCGCGGCATCCGGATTCTCGAGGTGCTCGCGGACGCCCGAGAACCTCTCACGATCGACGAGATCGCGGCTCGACTCGGCGTGCACCGATCGATCGCGTACCGGCTCCTGCGCACGCTCGAGGACCATCGCCTCGTCGCCCGCGACGGATCAGGGGCCGTGAGCCTCGGCGCCCGCATGGCCGCGCTGGCGGCAGGAGTCGCCCACGATCTGCAGTCCGAAGCCCTCCCCGAGCTGACGGCGATCGCCAACGAACTCGGCATGACGGCGTTCCTCGCCGTGCTCGACGGCGACGACTGCATCACCCTGGCGAGCATCGAACCGCGGCACGCCGTCGCCAGCGTCGCTCAGCGCCCCGGCGCACGGCATCCGATCACCGTGGGCGCACCGGGAAAGGCGATCCTCGCCCAGCTCGACTCCGCAGAGTGGCCGGCGGATGCCGCACCGGCGCTCCGGGCCGAGGTCGCCGCTTCTCGCGAGCGGGGGTACACGACGAGCCACGACGAGGTCATCCCGACGGTGCAATCGGTCGCCGTGCCCCTGCCGCTCCGCGGGCAGCGCGCAGCCGCGATCGCGGTCGTGCACGTCGCCACCGCGATCGACGACCGCGAGATCGCTGCGCGTCTGCAGCGCTCGGCATCCGCTATCCGCGCGTCGCTCGAGGGCTGA